Within the Bradyrhizobium cosmicum genome, the region CGGTTACGCGTTGCCGGCGGCCCTGAATTGCGGGCCTGTGCGCTGCGGGTTTTGCGGCATGGTGAACAGCACCGCCTTGCGGTCGGCAACGGCCGCGTGGAACTGATCGAGCACGATGTTGAAGGCTGTAAGCGCACCCTCTTCAATCGCGCCGTGATCGTAGCAGCGCAGCGTGTCGCGCAGGATCTCGTCGGCTTCGGTCTGCATCTGGTCGAGCTCGTCCGTCGTCTCGCTCTTGCGCGCCGCTGCGATCATGTCGAACAGGCGCTCGCGCAGATGACTGTTGTTGTCGCGCTCGTCCTTCTTCAGATAACCCGCGAACCAGGCGCCGATCGAGCCCATCGCGGAGAGCGCCATCAGGCTCCACCAGATGTAATCGCTGTATTTGTCGAGGAAGGTCTTTTCCTCGCCGTCGACAAAGGCGGCGGCACCGGGATGCACGGGAATCACCGCATCCTTGTCGGTGTCGGGCGTCTCGATCTTCGCGGCCAGCGGGAATTCCGTCACCAGCTGCTGGCGCACCGCAAAGAGCTGCCGCGTGAATGCCGCGACCGTCGTCTCCGACAGGCCTTTGCGCGCCACGATGTGGTGCGAGAAGCTGATGGTCTTGACCTCGTCGTCCGGCCGATCCGGCGAGCCGCCGAAGGTGCCTGCGGGAATCTCCGCGGCCTCGTAGACCGGATGGTTCTGCGCGATCGCATCCGCCGAATCGATCGCAAGGAAATTCGGCGTGCCGACATCCTTAGCCGAGGCGGCGATCGCATCCGCGGTGATCTTGCTGTTGACGGGGCCGGCCGCGAGATAGGCGTCGGCCTTCTGGGCCTTGATCGCCTCGGCGGCTTCGTTGGCCGGGTATTGCACGATCTCGACCTTGGCGGGATCGACGCCGTATTGCTGCAGGATCACCTTGAGCAGGTTGACGTTGGCCTGGGTGCGGCCGACCACGCCGATGCGATGGCCGGCGAGCTGCGTGATCTTGGTGATCTTCGCGCCCTTCTTCCTGCCTTTGGCGGGCACGGACCAAAGCACCACGACGTTCTTGCGCAGGGTCGCGACCGCCTGCGCATTCTTGGGCACGTCGACGTCGCCGCGCACGATGGCGAGATCGACCTTGCCTTCCGCGAGCGCATCGGCGCTGGCGGTGGCGCCGTCGGTCTGGACCGGGCGCAGTCGGACGTAGCTCTTGTGTTGCGCGAACCCCTGGGTGAGCGCCTGCACGACCTTGACGTCGTCGCTGTTGGCAGGACCGACCGCGATCTTCAAAAACACCGGCCGCATGGCGAAGTAGTAGCCGCCGACCAGCGCGCCGATGATGGCCAGCACCAGCGCCAGAGACACGAGTGCCGTCTTCCGCGCCGCGGATCGCGGCGAAGGCGGAGAGGGCGTTTCGGCCAGGTCCAATCCCCCGGTCATCGATCTCCCAAACAGGCGCTTCAGGCTCAGTTTCATCTTGGCCGGCGATTTACGCCCGCAATTGTAGCAAATTTCTTGTCCGGCGGGGTTACATCTCCGTCATGGTTAGCGGATGGACGAAATCCCGGTTGAACCCGGGCCCTACGCACGGTGTTAGGGTAAAGTTCCCCTGAAAACGGAGGCTATCATGGCAGAGCGGCTGACGGCGGACTCACGCAAGCAGGCACTGGGCGCCATCCCGGGCTGGACTGACATTCAGGGCCGGGACGCCATCGGGAAAACCTTTGTCTTCAAGGATTTCAACGAGGCTTTCGGCTTCATGACCCGCGCGGCGCTGGTTGCCGAGAAGATGGACCATCACCCCGAATGGCGTAACGTCTACAAGACGGTGGAGGTGGTGCTGTCGACCCATGACGCCGGCGGCGTCACCAAGCTCGATATCGCGCTCGCCCAGGCCATGAATGCCTTCGCCAAGCTGACACCAGGCTGACATCTTGCGGAGAGCGGCCGCCTCCCCATGTTGTGATCAGCGCTCGCTGCGGCCATCGGCCGCCGGGCCGAACGGAGAGTCTTGGACCATGGCAGCCGAACACAGCGTCGGTTTCGAGCCGGCCGATCGGCTCGCGGAAGATCGCGAGAGCGTGCGCCGCCGCTTCTGGCGCAAGCTGAAGCGCGTCGCTTCGCAACTGCCCTTCGCGGAAGATCTGCTCGCCGCCTATTACTGTGCGTTCGACCGGCAGACGCCGCGTCATGTCCAGGCGTCGCTGCTGGGCGCGATCGCCTATTTCATCCTGCCGTTCGATTTCGTCCCCGACGTCATGCCGATCCTCGGCTTCACCGATGACGCCGCCGTGCTCGCCACCGCGCTCCGCATGGTCGCCAGCCACATCACGTCGGAGCACCGCGAAGCCGCCCGCGCCGCGCTGAAGCGCGGGGTGGATGAGGGCGATTCGGACGTCGCGTAGTTGCTTGCTGCTCGTCATCGCGAACGCAGCGAAGCAATCCAGACTGCCTCCCCGGAAAGAGACTGGATTGCTCCGTCGCTTCGCTCCTCGCAATGACAACCCTCACTTCTTCTCCGCCTGCGCCCGCGCCTTCTCCGCGTCCCACGCCTGGAATTGCCTGAACAGCGCCTCCCTGTCCGTATCGGTCACCTTGGCGGCCGTGGGGCTCTGCTTCAAGAACGCCTCGAAGCGCTGGCGTGTCACCGGTTCGACGCCGTGCTTGTCGAGCCATTGCTGCGCCACCGGCAATCTGTTCCAGCCGGACAGCGGCGCCGAGAGCGAGACCTCCTTCCACTTGGGATGGAAGGGCGGGTTCTGGAGCGCAGGGAATTTGGTGAAGAACGCGTCCACGAACAGCGCAAGCTTGCGGTAGCGCTCGGTGTTCGGCGCCCAATTGTAGGCCGCCAGCACCGCGGGCACCGCGATCGTGTCGACGCTCTCGCCCTCCCGGATCAGGTTGGGATAGTCCCTGGCCGTCAGCGTCGCCGGCAGATAATCGCTCTGGAGCGGCTTGGCATAGTCGACCTTCGCGAGATGGAAGCGGCCGTCATTGCCGAAGGTCGAGACCGACTTGTACGGCTTGCCGCCGACCACGATGACGGCGTCGATCTCGCCGGCCTTCAGCTTCTCCATCGCGATGCGCTGTTCGACATAGACGAACTTCGCCTTGATCCCGAGACGCTCGAACACGGTGAGCGCGGTGACGAAGGTGCCGCCGTTCGGCAGGTCGACGCTGACCGTCTTGCCCTCGAGGTCCTTCAGCGTCGCCACCGATTTCGGCGCGATCACCTGCATCTCCTCGTTGTAGAGCTTGGTGACGTAGGTGAATTGCCGCTTGATGTCCTTGGCAAAGCCCTTGCGCTCGAGATAGTCGAGCGTATCGGCCCGGACGATTCCGAGGTCGACACCCTGCAGGAACAGGATGTCGGCGACGCTCTGCACCGAGCCGCGGCCGACGATCGGCAGCACGCGGATCCTGTTGCCGTCGTCGAGCACGGAGGCGAGATCGGCGCCGAATTGCACATAGGTGCCGCCGATCGTGCCCGTGATCAGCGTGACGGTGTTGGCGTTCAGTGCCTGTTTGGTCGAGGTCGATCCGAACTGGAAGATCGCCTTCAAACTGTCGGAGACCTTGGCCGGATCGTATTCGGTCTGCTCGGCACGCGCTGCGAAGGCGCAGATGGTCATGATGGCGGCAAGCGCCATGCTCAAAGCGTTACGCATGATGTGTCCCCTGGAAATGTCTAGTTCGAAAGCCGGGCAAGGCGCTGCTGCGCCTCCGCCGATCCGAGCGTTGCGGCCCGCTGGTACCAGTCGCTTGCTACAGCCGCGTCGGCGATGACGCTCCGCGCGTCGCTGATCCCCAGCACCGCGGGATCATAGGTCTGCGCCAGCAGCAGCGCGGCCGCTGCGTCGTTCGCGTTGGCCGCGCGCTCGAGCAGCAGGCGCGCCGCGACGATGTCGCCGACGCCGATCATGCTCCTGGCGCGCGTCATCAGCCCTGTCAGCGTGTCGGCGTCGAGCGTCCTCACAGGCGCGGGCGGTGCCGGCTGTGCTGCGACAGGTGCGACCGCAGGCACGGGGATTGGCGCTTGGGCTTGCAGCGCAATCTGATAGGCGCTTGCGATCGCCTCGCGGCTCGGCGCCGGCGGTGCAGGGTGGTTCTGTGTATCGGCGCTCGCCAGCTTCGTGTTGGTCACGCGAGCGGGATCCTTGAGCGGGGCCTGCCGCGCGACGGGTGGATTGACCGGAGCGGCGGCCTGCTCGGAAGCCTTGCCGGTGTTGTCGGCGATGAGATTTCGCAGATCGGCCTGAAACAGGACGGTCAGGATTGCCGTGGCGGAGATCGCGAGCGCAGCCGCGAAAAGGCGCGGGAGCATCCCTGTTCTGGAACGCAGCCCCAGCGGCGCATATTCCCGCGGATCCGGCTCGCCCAGCGGATCGGACAGGAACAGTGGCATTGGATCGTCGGATAGATCGGCCCGTGCGGCCCGCGCACGGATATAGGATTTGGCAGGCGGACGTGATGCGAATTGATCGGAGTCGAACGCCCGCGACTCCCTGGACGGACGGAATGCCGTCGTCTCCATGGTGATGCTCCCCATTACTGACGCAACGCAGGGGCAGTCCCGGCTTCAGTCTTCTTGTTGTTGTCCAGAAGCGCCCCGCAAACTGGAACCGGTAAATCGCCGTCCGATTCAGCCCAAAAGACGACGGCCGTTTGCGCGAATCTGGAGATATTTGGGTTTGATTACGGCGACGCGGCGGAATGCACCGCAATTTCAGCGGCGATGGTTGAGGGGAATTCTACCGGGCGACGGTGGGCACGACTGCGCGTCCCGTACTCACCGTCATTCCCCGCGAAGGCGGGGAATCCAGTACGCCGCGGGCCATCGGTTAAATCTCGGGTATCTCTGGAATACTCGGTCGCCCGGTCAAGCCGGGCGACGACAGTTGCGTGTGTTGAAGCCGCGTCGCGATGGCTTCGCGATCACGGATGCAGGATCACCTTGCCCATGGCCTGGCGTCCCGCCAGCACCTTCAGGGCGTCGGCGGTCTGCGCCAGCGGGAAGGTGCGGTCGACATGCGAGGAAATCTTTCCTTCCGCGGTCCACTTCACGAGCTTCTCGAGATTGGCGCGGTTCTTCTCCGGATTCTGCCGGGTCCAGGCGCCCCAGAACACGCCGCGGATGTCGCAGCCCTTCAAGAGCGCGAGGTTGAGCGGCATCTTGGGAATGTCGCCGGCGGCAAAGCCGATCACGAGGAAGCGGCCTTCCCAGGCGATCGAGCGCAGCGCCTGCTCGGCATACGTGCCACCCACGGGATCGAAGATGATGTCGACGCCCTTGCCGCCGGTGAGCTTGCGCAGGCCTTCCTTCAGGTCTTCCTTGCCGTAGTTCAGAGTCAGCTCGGCGCCATGTGCTTTCGCGAATTCGAGCTTCTCGTCCGACGAAGCGCAGGCGATGACTTTCAAGCCCATCAGCTTGCCGAGCTCGCAGGCGGCAAGTCCGGTGCCGCCGGCCGCGCCGAGCACCGCGAGCGTCTCGCCGGGCTTGGGGCTGGCGCGATCTTCCAGCGCATGCAGCGCGGTGCCGTAGATGATGATGATGCCGGCCGCGCGGTCATAGTCGAGATTGTCGGGGATCTTCACGATCGACGCCGCCGGCAGCGCGATCTTCTCGCGCGCGCCGTTGTGGCCGCAGGAGGCGACGACGCGGTCGCCGACCTTCACCTCGGTCACGCCGGGACCGACGCTCTCGATCACGCCGGCGACTTCGGCCGCCGGCGAGAACGGGAACGGCGGCTTGATCTGGTACTTGCCCTGAATCATCAGGATGTCGAAGAAATTCAGCGCCGCCGCCTTGATCGCGATCACCGCTTCGCCGGGGCCTGCCACCGGATCCGGGATGTCAGCCAGAACGAGGTCGTCGGGCTGGCAATATTGCGAGCAGAGGATGGCTTTCATGGCGGTACCTTCTTGAGAAGTACTGGGCGTTTCGAGTGGAATTATAGTTGGCTCGTTTCTGCCGGATTTAGGCCCGGGCGACAATCCGGATTCTTTGCCCAAAGCGACGCGCAGGCCTATCCTCGCGTGATTGCGAGCGCAGCGAAGTAATCCAGAATCCGCCCTGCGGAAATAGTCCGGGTCGCTTCGCTGCTCGCAACAACGTAACAAGAAGAAAACAAGGGATTCAAACGATGTTTGAAACAGGTCTGCTCAGGGACAAGCGCATCCTCGTCACCGGCGGCGGCTCGGGTCTCGGCGCGGCGATGGGAACGCGCTTCCTCGCGCTTGGCGCCGAACTCGTGATCTGCGGTCGCAAGCTCGATCGGCTCGAGGCCACGGCGAGCGAGATGCGCGCGCAGACCGGCGGCAAGGTCACCACCATCGCCTGCGATGTTCGCGACGGGGCTGCCGTCGAGAACATGATGGACGCGATCTGGCGCGAGGCGCCGCTCGATATTCTCGTCAACAATGCTGCGGCGACCTTCATCGCGCAGAGCGAGCACCTGTCCTTCCGCGCGGCCGACGCGATCCTCGCGCCGACGCTGCATGGCGCGATGTACTGCACGCTCGCCGCCGGCAAGCGCTGGATCGACGGCGAGCACAACGGCGTCGTGCTCTCGATCCTCTCGACCTCGACCATCACCGGCCGCGCCTTCACCGTGCCGTCGGCAATGGCGAAGTCGGCGGTGCTGGCGATGACGAAGAGCCTCGCGGTCGAGTGGGGTCCGAAGGGCATCCGCACCGTTGCGATCGCGCCGGGTTCGTTCCCGACAGCCGGCGCATCCGGCCAGCTTCGCCCGGAGGGCCGCGACGAAGGCTGGACCGCGCGTAACCCGATGGGCCGTACCGGCGAGCACGGCGAACTCGCCGACCTTGCCAGCTTCCTGGTTTCGGACCGCGCCGGCTACATCAATGGCGAGATGGTGGTCATCGACGGTGGCGCGCATTTGCGCAGTTCCGGCGCCGAGGATCTGTTGCGCTGGACCGACGCGCAATGGTCCGAGCAGCGCGCCGTGCGATCCAAGGGATGACGGACGGGCTGACCCGCTAACTGCCTTCCCAAATTGGGCTTTCCCGGTTATCCCTGCTCCGGGGACAACGCGCGGTCGGGCCATCTTCCAGTCACAATATTGAGGGAACCACTCGAGCATGTGGCGGGTGCTGATTTTAGCTTTGATGACTGGCGTGACAGCCGTCGGAATCATCGATTCCGCGCGAGCACAGACGGCGCCGCCGGCGCCAAAAGCCGCACCGAAGGCCTCCGCGCCGGCGGCCAATACGGCACCAAAGACCGCCGCAAAACCGGAGAGCAAGCCGGCAGCCCCACCCGCGGCAGTTGCGGGCGGTGCCGAGCCGACCCTGATCGGCCAGTTCGGCACCTGGGGCGCCTATTCGGCGACGCCCAACGGCAAGAAAGTCTGCTTTGCGCTGGCCAAGCCGTCGTCATCGAAGACCAACCCGCCGAACCGGCCGCGCGATCCCGCCTATGCCTTCGTCTCCACCCGGCCGTCGGAGAAGGTAAACAATGAAGTCTCGGTCATGATCGGCTACGCGCTGAAGCCGGGCTCGGAATCATCGGTCGAGGTCGGGGGCGCCGCCTTCGCGATGTACACGCAGGGCGACGGGCTCTGGATCAAGAACGCCGCCGAGGAGGAACGGATGGTCGAGGCCATGCGCAAATCCGCCGATCTCGTGGTCAAGGGCGTTTCGGCCAAGGGCACGGAGACGACCGACACCTTCTCGCTGAAGGGTCTTGCCCAGGCGCTGGACCGGATCTCGCAGGATTGCCGGCGTTAAGGCTGCGGTCGAGAAGGTCGCAATCAACAGTTTCGATTGCTATATAGGGCCGGTTCCACAATTTCGGTCGTCATGGCCGGGCTAAAGCGCGAAGCGCGTCTTCGCACCTGATGTCCCGGCCATCCACGCGCTAAGAAGAACGTGGATGCCCGGGACAAGCCCGGGCATGACGAACAGCAGCAATCTCAGGCAACCAATGCAACCAACGACCGAGCCGCACAACGCAATCCTGGTGGAGAAGACTCCGCTCGAAACCTATGTGCCGCCGGCCAAGCCGTCGCTGATCGGCCTGTCGCGTACCGAGCTTGCCGATCGCCTCGGCGAGATCGGCGTCGGGCCCGCGCAACGCAAGATGCGCGTGCAGCAGCTCTGGCACTGGATGTATTTCCGCGGCGCCCGGAATTTCGACGAGATGACGTCGGTCTCGAAGGGCATTCGCGCCGAGCTCGCGCAGCATTTCACCGTCGACCGCCCCGAAGTCGTCGCCGAGCAGATCTCCAACGACGGCACCCGCAAATGGCTGCTGCGGCTGCCGAGCGGCGACAATGTCCAGAAGGCGCACGAAGTCGAGTGCGTCTACATCCCCGAGACCGATCGCGGCACGCTGTGTGTGTCCTCGCAGGTCGGCTGCACGCTGAACTGCTCGTTCTGCCACACCGGCACGCAGCGGCTGGTGCGCAACCTCACGGCGGGCGAGATCGTGGGTCAGATCATGGTCGCGCGGGATCGTCTCAACGATTGGGCCGATCGCGAGGACGGCACGCGCCGCGTCACCAACATCGTCATGATGGGGATGGGCGAGCCGCTCTACAATTTCGATGCGGTGCGCGATGCGTTGCTGATCGTCGGCGACAATGAAGGCATCGGCATTTCCCGCCGCCGCATCACGCTGTCGACCTCGGGCGTGGTGCCGAACATCGTGCGCGCCGGCGAGGAGATCGGCGTCATGCTCGCGATCTCGCTGCATGCCGTGCGTGACGAATTGCGCAACGAGCTGGTGCCGCTCAACCGCAAATATCCGATCAAGGAATTGCTGCAGGCCTGCCGCGATTATCCCGGTGCCTCGAACGCCCGCCGCATCACCTTCGAATATGTGATGCTCAAGGGCGTCAACGATTCGCTCGACGATGCCAAGCTGCTGGTGAAGATGCTCAAGGGCATTCACGCCAAGATCAACCTGATTCCGTTTAATCCCTGGCCCGGCACCGCCTATGAATGCTCGGACTGGGACCAGATCGAAAAATTCTCCGAATACATCTTCAACGCCGGCTATTCCTCGCCGGTGCGCACCCCGCGCGGCCGCGACATCCTCGCCGCCTGCGGCCAGCTCAAATCGGAGACCGAAAAGCTCAGCGTCCGCGAACGCCAGGCGCTACGCGCCATGGCGATGACAGATTGACAATGCGCTCTCGCCTCCTCGTCATTGCGAGCGCAGCGAAGCAATCCAGACTATTTCCACAGCGGCAGTCTGGATTGCTTCGTCGCTACGCTCCTCGCAATGACGGCTGAATTGGCTTTCCCGTCATGTCCCTGATCGGTCGCCTCATCGTCATCTTCATCGGCTTTCTCGCCGCCTGCTTCGTCGGCGGCATGATCGTCGTCGTGGCGCTGCTGTTTCCTGAATTCGCCGATCTCGGCGCAGGCCCCGTCGATCAGGGCACGATCGACATCCTGCTCGGCTTTGGCTTCATCTTCGTCTCCGGCTTTGCGCTGGTACCGGCGATGGTGGTCGTGGCGATCACCGAGGCGTTCTACATCCGCAGCGCGCTCGCTTATGCCCTTGGCGGCGGCGTCGTCGGGCTCGCCTGCTATCTCGGCCTCGTCCCCTTCCACCCCGATACGTTTCAGTTCGAAGGCATCGTGCGGCGTCACCTCGAAATCATGACCGGTGCCGGCATCGTCGCCGGCGTGGTCTACTGGCTGATTGCCGGCCGCAATGCGGGGGCCTGGCGCATCCCGCTGCCGCCACTCAAGCCGCCTCCGCCGCTGCCGTCGAATTCAAGGCGCGATGCGCGGTGATTTCTTACCCTCCGCTGGAGAGGTGGGTCGCTTCACATTGAGCGAAGCGAAATGTGAAGCGGGGTGGGGTGACGGTCTGTCCGCGTCGAACACTGCCCGAGAGGAGAAATCACCCCACCTCGCTCGCGCTCCGCGCGATCGATCCTCCCCCTCCAGGGGAGGATGGGCACTTCTCCCGGGGTTTTCATCTTCGCTTCACTCCGCTAAACCGCGCGCCATGAACCGGACTGGACTCTTCATCGCCCTGGCGCTGTGGCTCGTGATCGGCATCGTTTTCGGCCTCTATCCCGAGTTGGACCTCAAGCTCGCCGCGCTGTTCTTCGACCCCGAGACGAAGACGTTTCCGCTCAAGCTGAATGGCTGGGCGGGCTTTGCGCGTGATGCTGCGATGTGGGTCGCCTGGGCGTTCGTGCTGCCGCCGCTGGTCGCGCTCGTGGTCAAGATGATCCGGCCCGACCGGCCGCTGATGGTATCAGGACGCGCGATCGTGTTCCTGTTGGTCACGATCATCCTGTCGGCCGGCATTCTCACCAACCTCACCTTCAAGACCTATTGGGGCCGGCCGCGGCCGGTGGTGGTGACGCAGTTTGCCGGCGACCAGCAGTTCGTGCCGTGGTGGGATCCGCGCGGCGACTGCGCACGCAACTGCTCGTTCTTCTCGGGCGAGGGCGCGACCGCGTTCTGGACGCTGGCGCCGGCCGCGCTGGCGCCGCCGGCCTGGCGGCCACTCGCCTATGCTGCAGCCGTGGTGTTCGGTCTCGTCACCAGCGGGCTCCGCATGGCCTTCGGCGGGCATTTCTTTACGGACGTGTCGATCGCCGGCCTCGTCACCTTCGTCGTGATCTGGTTTGCCTACGCGCTGATTTACCGCTGGCCGCGGACCCGGTTCTCGGACGCTGCGGTCGATGCCGCCCTGACCCGGCTGAACATGCCCACCTATCGGCTCCGCCAGCGCCTGTTCGGCCGCAAGACGGGCGCCGAGCCCTCGGTCTGAGGCATTAAATGCGTGCCGAGCCCCGCGAAATTTGATATTCGCGCGGTCAAACCCGCCCTGACATCAGCCCTTTGAGACCCGATTGGAAGCGCCATGACCACGATCCTGAAAAGCCTGCCCAAGGGTGAGAAAGTCGGCATCGCTTTTTCCGGCGGTCTCGATACCAGCGCGGCGCTGCTCTGGATGAAGCAGAAGGGCGCGCGCTGCTACGCCTATACCGCCAATCTCGGCCAGCCTGACGAGGCCGATTACAACGAGATCCCGCGCAAGGCGATGGAGTTCGGTGCCGAGAAAGCCCGCCTCGTCGATTGTCGCACGCAGCTCGTCCACGAAGGCATCGCTGCGATCCAGTCCGGCGCCTTCCATATCTCGACCGGCGGCATCACCTATTTCAACACCACGCCGCTCGGGCGCGCGGTCACCGGCACGATGCTGGTCGCGGCGATGAAGGAAGACGGCGTCAACATCTGGGGCGACGGCTCGACCTTCAAGGGCAACGACATCGAGCGCTTCTACCGCTACGGCCTGCTCACCAACCCGGGCCTGAAGATCTACAAGCCCTGGCTCGACCAGCAGTTCATCGACGAGCTCGGCGGCCGCGCCGAGATGTCGGCCTTCATGACCGCGCAGGGCTTTGCCTACAAGATGAGCGCCGAGAAGGCGTATTCGACCGACAGCAATCTGCTCGGCGCCACGCACGAAGCAAAGGATCTCGAAAGCCTCGACAGCGGCATCAAGATCGTTAGCCCGATTATGGGCGTGCCGTTCTGGCGTGACGACTGCAACGTCAAGGCCGAGAAGGTCGTGGTGCGTTTCGAGGAAGGCCAGCCCGTCGCGCTGAACGGCCAGACGTTCGCCGATCCCGTCGCGCTGTTCCTCGAAGCCAACGCCATCGGCGGCCGTCACGGCCTCGGCATGAGCGACCAGATCGAGAACCGCATCATCGAGGCCAAGAGCCGCGGCATTTATGAAGCGCCCGGCATGGCCCTGCTGCACATCGCCTATGAACGCCTCGTCACCGGCATCCACAACGAGGACACCATCGAGCAGTACCGCATCAGCGGCATGCGTCTTGGCCGCCTGCTCTATCAGGGCCGCTGGTTCGATTCGCAGGCCCTGATGCTGCGCGAGACCGCGCAGCGCTGGGTCGCGCGCGCCGTCACCGGCGAGGTGACGCTCGAGCTGCGCCGCGGCAACGACTATTCGATCCTCAACACCGAGAGCCCGAACCTGACCTATGCGCCGGAGCGGCTCAGCATGGAGAAGGTCGAGGACGCCGCCTTCACGCCGGCCGACCGCATCGGCCAGCTCACCATGCGCAACCTCGACATCGCCGACACGCGCACCAAGCTGAAGCTCTACACCGACACGGGCCTGCTGTCGGGCAGCGAAGGCTCGCAGATCTTCCGGCTCGAGAACGACAAGGGCTGAGGCTTTCGTCGCCCGACCGGGCGACGCTCGGCTTAATGACGGTGTCATGCGCGATCGCTAGGCTTCCGCTCCCATCCGGAACGGAATCGCGGAGCATCGAGCATGGTCAAGGGATCGGCACTCGCCTCTCTCATCGTCCTCTGTTGGACGTCGTCATTATCGGCGCAGACGGTCTATCCGATCGATCGCGCCGAGATTCTGGCCGGCGCGCAATTCGACTTCAAGGTTGAATTTC harbors:
- the argG gene encoding argininosuccinate synthase; this encodes MTTILKSLPKGEKVGIAFSGGLDTSAALLWMKQKGARCYAYTANLGQPDEADYNEIPRKAMEFGAEKARLVDCRTQLVHEGIAAIQSGAFHISTGGITYFNTTPLGRAVTGTMLVAAMKEDGVNIWGDGSTFKGNDIERFYRYGLLTNPGLKIYKPWLDQQFIDELGGRAEMSAFMTAQGFAYKMSAEKAYSTDSNLLGATHEAKDLESLDSGIKIVSPIMGVPFWRDDCNVKAEKVVVRFEEGQPVALNGQTFADPVALFLEANAIGGRHGLGMSDQIENRIIEAKSRGIYEAPGMALLHIAYERLVTGIHNEDTIEQYRISGMRLGRLLYQGRWFDSQALMLRETAQRWVARAVTGEVTLELRRGNDYSILNTESPNLTYAPERLSMEKVEDAAFTPADRIGQLTMRNLDIADTRTKLKLYTDTGLLSGSEGSQIFRLENDKG